A single Garra rufa chromosome 9, GarRuf1.0, whole genome shotgun sequence DNA region contains:
- the stmn2a gene encoding stathmin-2a: MAKTAIAYKEKMKELSMLSLICSCFSPQTRNNLVCEFEDMEVKPINKRASGQAFEVILKPPSPVSDVAHSITSPPKKRDMSLDDIQKKLEAAETRRRSQEAQVLKVLSEKREHERDVLLKAMEENSNFSKMAEEKLILKMEQNKENREAHLAAMMERLHEKERHAAIVRRNKELREELIA, encoded by the exons ATGGCCAAAACAGCTATCG CATACAAGGAGAAGATGAAGGAGCTGTCCATGCTCTCGCTCATTTGCTCCTGCTTCAGCCCACAGACACGCAACAACCTGGTCTGTGAGTTCGAAG ATATGGAAGTAAAGCCAATAAACAAAAGGGCCTCAGGCCAGGCCTTCGAGGTGATTCTGAAACCACCCTCACCGGTGTCAGACGTGGCCCACAGCATCACCTCCCCTCCAAAGAAGAGGGATATGTCTCTGGACGACATCCAGAAGAAGCTGGAGGCTGCTGAGACTCGCAGGAGG TCCCAGGAAGCTCAGGTGCTCAAAGTTCTGTCTGAAAAGCGTGAGCACGAGAGGGATGTGCTGCTTAAAGCCATGGAAGAGAACAGCAACTTCAGCAAGATGGCAGAGGAAAAGCTCATTCTGAAGATGGAGCAAAACAAGGAAAATCGTGAGGCCCACCTGGCAGCCATGATGGAACGCTTGCATGAGAAG GAGCGACATGCTGCAATTGTCCGCAGGAACAAGGAGCTGAGGGAAGAACTAATAGCGTGA
- the fabp4b gene encoding fatty acid binding protein 4b, with the protein MVEQFVGKWKMTSSDNFDEYMKAVGAGFASRQMANLAKPSLLIAVDEQGFISMKAVTTFKTLEIKFKLGEEFDETTADDRKVRTTMSLVGDKLIQKQTWEGNTTIIEREIQDSKMIAKCVMDDVVAIRTYEKDA; encoded by the exons ATGGTTGAGCAATTCGTTGGTAAATGGAAAATGACTTCAAGTGACAACTTTGATGAATACATGAAGGCTGTAG GTGCTGGTTTTGCTTCTAGACAAATGGCTAACCTAGCAAAACCCAGTCTGTTGATTGCTGTGGATGAGCAGGGCTTTATCTCTATGAAAGCTGTCACTACTTTCAAAACCCTGGAAATCAAATTCAAATTAGGTGAAGAATTTGATGAGACAACAGCAGATGACAGGAAAGTCAGG ACAACTATGAGCCTTGTAGGTGATAAACTTATTCAAAAGCAGACCTGGGAGGGGAACACCACAATAATTGAAAGAGAGATTCAAGACTCCAAAATGATAGCG aaaTGTGTTATGGATGATGTGGTCGCTATCAGGACATATGAGAAAGACGCGTGA